A single Streptomyces sp. 2114.4 DNA region contains:
- the mnmA gene encoding tRNA 2-thiouridine(34) synthase MnmA produces MTDDAPRRLRVLAAMSGGVDSAVAAARAAEAGHDVTGVHLALSENPKSFRTGARGCCTIEDSHDARRAADVIGIPFYVWDLAERFRADVVDDFIAEYEAGRTPNPCLRCNEKIKFAALLDKALALGFDAVCTGHYATVVLREDGTRELHRASDMAKDQSYVLGVLDDRQLAHAMFPLGDTLTTKAEIREEAARRGLFVAKKPDSHDICFIADGDTQGFLAKRLGTAPGDIVDEAGAVLGTHEGAYGFTIGQRKGLRIGHPAPDGKPRYVLDISPVDNTVTVGPADSLDVTALTAIRPRWCGRPPTAGPAPYTAQLRAHGGESEVTAEVVDGTELRVTFTEPVRGVAPGQAIVLYDGSRVVGSATIATTERRVRTGA; encoded by the coding sequence ATGACTGATGACGCACCCCGCCGCCTCCGCGTACTCGCCGCCATGTCCGGCGGTGTCGACTCCGCCGTTGCCGCGGCCCGCGCCGCCGAGGCAGGCCATGACGTGACGGGCGTGCATCTCGCGCTCTCCGAGAACCCGAAGTCGTTCCGCACCGGCGCCCGGGGCTGCTGCACGATCGAGGATTCGCACGATGCCCGCCGCGCCGCCGACGTCATCGGCATCCCCTTCTACGTCTGGGACCTCGCCGAACGCTTCCGTGCGGACGTCGTCGACGACTTCATCGCCGAGTACGAGGCCGGGCGCACCCCGAACCCCTGCCTGCGCTGCAACGAGAAGATCAAGTTCGCCGCGCTCCTGGACAAGGCCCTGGCGCTGGGCTTCGACGCCGTCTGCACCGGCCACTACGCCACGGTCGTCCTGCGCGAGGACGGCACCCGCGAGCTGCACCGCGCCTCCGACATGGCCAAGGACCAGTCCTACGTCCTCGGCGTCCTCGACGACCGTCAGCTGGCGCACGCCATGTTCCCGCTCGGCGACACCCTCACCACCAAGGCCGAGATCCGTGAAGAGGCCGCCCGCCGCGGCCTGTTCGTCGCCAAGAAGCCGGACAGCCACGACATCTGCTTCATCGCCGACGGCGACACCCAGGGCTTCCTCGCCAAGCGGCTCGGCACGGCTCCCGGCGACATCGTCGACGAGGCCGGTGCGGTCCTGGGCACCCACGAGGGCGCGTACGGCTTCACGATCGGCCAGCGCAAGGGCCTGCGCATCGGCCACCCGGCCCCCGACGGCAAGCCGCGCTACGTCCTCGACATCTCCCCGGTCGACAACACCGTCACGGTCGGCCCGGCCGACTCCCTCGACGTCACGGCCCTGACCGCGATCCGCCCCCGCTGGTGCGGCCGCCCGCCGACGGCCGGCCCCGCCCCGTACACCGCCCAGCTCCGTGCCCACGGCGGCGAGAGTGAGGTCACGGCGGAGGTGGTGGACGGCACCGAGCTCCGGGTGACCTTCACGGAGCCCGTCCGCGGCGTGGCGCCCGGCCAAGCGATCGTCCTCTACGACGGCAGCAGGGTGGTCGGCTCGGCCACCATCGCCACTACGGAGCGACGGGTGCGGACGGGGGCCTGA
- a CDS encoding DUF4232 domain-containing protein — translation MSSSATVRTARRRTLRLAAAALTAAAGLTLTACSGADATAAKPAGRTDAGAAVTGGAGSTGAQDSGAQDSGAQGSGAQGSGAQGSGAQAGSGTKAGSGTKADAAAKKSGGAHAGGGGGAASGVQRCHTSGLKAAFATGEDAAPDPKASGGTTTSIVLTNKGSSACKIGGFPGVDLKSENGGERWSLARSSKKFSSITLQPGDSTDFTLNLAMTKEETGFYQPAFADVTPPNETTSLTVKWPWGTLVDQRSATHPGTFVNPIG, via the coding sequence ATGAGCTCCAGCGCCACCGTCCGCACCGCTCGCCGCCGCACCCTGCGCCTTGCCGCCGCGGCCCTGACCGCGGCCGCCGGCCTCACCCTGACCGCCTGCTCCGGCGCGGACGCCACCGCCGCGAAGCCCGCCGGCCGCACCGACGCGGGCGCCGCCGTCACCGGCGGCGCGGGCTCCACCGGAGCGCAGGACTCCGGTGCCCAGGACTCCGGTGCCCAGGGCTCCGGTGCCCAGGGCTCCGGTGCTCAGGGCTCGGGCGCCCAGGCGGGCTCCGGCACCAAGGCCGGCTCCGGCACCAAGGCGGACGCCGCGGCCAAGAAGTCGGGCGGCGCGCACGCCGGGGGCGGTGGCGGGGCGGCCTCGGGCGTCCAGCGCTGCCACACTTCCGGCCTGAAGGCGGCATTCGCCACGGGCGAAGACGCGGCCCCGGACCCGAAAGCGAGCGGCGGGACGACCACCAGCATCGTCCTGACCAACAAGGGCAGCAGCGCCTGCAAGATCGGCGGCTTCCCCGGCGTGGACCTCAAGTCCGAGAACGGCGGCGAGCGCTGGTCGCTGGCCCGCTCGTCGAAGAAGTTCAGCTCGATCACCCTGCAGCCCGGGGACAGCACCGACTTCACGCTCAACCTCGCCATGACCAAGGAAGAGACCGGCTTCTACCAGCCCGCCTTCGCCGACGTCACCCCGCCCAACGAGACCACCTCGCTGACCGTGAAGTGGCCCTGGGGCACCCTCGTCGACCAGCGGAGCGCCACCCACCCGGGCACCTTCGTCAACCCCATCGGCTGA
- a CDS encoding VC0807 family protein — translation MQSLLPLVLDVGIPLASYYVLRNGFGLGEVAALGWSSVVPALRTVWGLMRGTGVNGLALLILVVNAVGLALSTMTGDPRLMLAKDGGVSSVIGIAMIVSVFTGKPLMTAGLKPFVTKGSAAKNAAWDRLLAGSARFRRAERRFSLIWGTTLLTECVARVIGAYTVPVHTMVWLGTVLTVVAILLAMVVAGGSCAEPMEKMVRAEAERVGGRQDGRAPADGAGAAAAVPVVTVPAGTGS, via the coding sequence GTGCAGAGCCTGCTGCCGCTGGTCCTGGATGTGGGGATTCCGCTGGCGTCGTACTACGTCCTGCGCAACGGTTTCGGGCTCGGTGAGGTCGCGGCGCTGGGCTGGAGCAGCGTGGTGCCGGCGTTGCGTACGGTCTGGGGCCTGATGCGGGGCACGGGCGTCAACGGCCTTGCGCTGCTGATCCTTGTCGTCAACGCCGTGGGCCTGGCGCTGAGCACGATGACCGGTGATCCGCGGCTGATGCTTGCCAAGGACGGCGGAGTGAGCAGCGTCATCGGCATAGCGATGATCGTCTCCGTGTTCACGGGGAAGCCCCTGATGACCGCCGGCCTCAAGCCGTTCGTGACGAAGGGGAGCGCGGCGAAGAACGCGGCCTGGGACCGGCTGTTGGCCGGGTCCGCGCGCTTCCGGCGGGCGGAGCGAAGGTTCTCGCTGATATGGGGGACCACGCTGCTGACCGAGTGTGTGGCGCGGGTGATCGGCGCCTACACCGTCCCGGTGCACACGATGGTCTGGCTGGGGACGGTGCTGACGGTGGTCGCCATCCTGCTGGCGATGGTCGTCGCGGGCGGCAGCTGCGCCGAGCCGATGGAGAAGATGGTCCGGGCCGAGGCGGAGCGCGTCGGTGGCCGCCAGGACGGTCGAGCGCCGGCGGACGGGGCGGGCGCGGCTGCCGCTGTGCCGGTCGTCACCGTGCCGGCCGGCACCGGAAGCTGA
- the gdhA gene encoding NADP-specific glutamate dehydrogenase, translated as MSTVQSEVNPGIRRTGPASLYAELVRRNPGEPEFHQAALEVLETLAPVLTARPEFAEAKILERICEPERQIMFRVPWQDDSGAIHVNRGFRVEFNSALGPYKGGLRFHSSVNLGIVKFLGFEQIFKNSLTGLNIGGGKGGSDFDPHGKSDAEVMRFCQSFMTELHRHLGEHTDVPAGDIGVGGREIGYLFGQYRRITNRWEPGVLTGKGLAWGGSKARTEATGYGNVLFTEQMLKQRGEELDGQQVVVSGSGNVAIYTIEKAQALGAHVLTCSDSGGYVVDEKGIDLALLRQIKEVERGRISEYAERRGVSAKYVPGGRVWDVACDVALPSATQNELDEDAARILVRNGVKAVSEGANMPTTPAAVTLLKEAGVAFGPGKAANAGGVATSALEMRQNSSREAWSFERTEGELATIMRSIHHRCYETAERFGLPGDYVAGANIAGFERVADAMLDQGLI; from the coding sequence ATGTCGACTGTTCAATCTGAGGTCAATCCCGGCATTCGTCGGACCGGGCCGGCATCTCTGTACGCCGAGCTGGTCCGGCGCAACCCCGGGGAGCCCGAGTTCCACCAGGCGGCTCTCGAGGTGCTGGAGACGCTGGCCCCCGTGCTGACGGCCCGCCCGGAGTTCGCCGAGGCGAAGATCCTGGAGCGGATCTGCGAGCCGGAGCGGCAGATCATGTTCCGGGTCCCCTGGCAGGACGATTCCGGAGCGATTCACGTCAACCGGGGATTCCGGGTGGAATTCAACAGCGCGCTCGGCCCGTACAAGGGCGGTCTGCGCTTTCATTCGTCCGTGAATCTGGGAATCGTGAAGTTTCTCGGTTTCGAGCAGATCTTCAAGAATTCCCTGACCGGACTGAACATCGGCGGCGGCAAGGGCGGCAGCGACTTCGATCCGCATGGCAAGTCGGACGCCGAGGTCATGCGCTTCTGCCAGTCGTTCATGACGGAGCTGCACCGTCATCTCGGCGAGCACACGGACGTACCGGCGGGCGACATCGGCGTCGGCGGCCGGGAGATCGGCTACCTCTTCGGCCAGTACCGGCGGATCACCAACCGCTGGGAGCCCGGTGTGCTGACCGGCAAGGGGCTGGCCTGGGGCGGTTCCAAGGCCCGCACGGAGGCCACCGGCTACGGCAATGTGCTGTTCACCGAGCAGATGCTCAAGCAGCGCGGCGAGGAGCTGGACGGGCAGCAGGTGGTGGTCTCCGGGTCCGGCAATGTCGCGATCTACACCATCGAGAAGGCGCAGGCGCTCGGCGCCCACGTGCTGACCTGCTCGGACTCCGGCGGCTATGTCGTCGACGAGAAGGGCATCGACCTGGCGCTGCTGCGGCAGATCAAGGAGGTCGAGCGCGGCCGGATCAGCGAGTACGCCGAGCGGCGCGGGGTGTCCGCCAAGTACGTGCCCGGTGGGCGGGTGTGGGACGTCGCGTGTGACGTGGCGCTGCCGTCGGCGACCCAGAACGAGCTGGACGAGGACGCCGCCCGGATCCTGGTCCGCAACGGCGTCAAGGCGGTCTCCGAGGGCGCCAACATGCCGACCACCCCGGCGGCGGTGACGCTGCTCAAGGAGGCCGGGGTGGCCTTCGGTCCCGGAAAGGCCGCCAATGCGGGCGGTGTGGCGACCAGCGCGCTGGAGATGCGGCAGAACTCCTCGCGCGAGGCATGGTCCTTCGAGCGCACGGAGGGCGAGCTCGCGACGATCATGCGCTCGATCCACCACCGCTGCTACGAGACCGCGGAGCGGTTCGGGCTGCCCGGTGACTACGTCGCGGGCGCCAATATCGCCGGCTTCGAGCGGGTCGCCGACGCGATGCTGGACCAGGGGCTGATCTAG
- a CDS encoding TIGR00730 family Rossman fold protein, which produces MNICVFCSAADLDDRYVTPSRQFAELIGKGGHALVWGGSDTGLMKVMADGVQDAGGKLIGVSVEFLAHKAREGADEMVVTKDLAERKAQMLARADAVVVMVGGTGTLDEATEILELRKHGMHTKPVVLLNTAGFYDGLKEQFQRMEAEGFLPIPLTDLVFFAADGVGALAYLEEKAGMVA; this is translated from the coding sequence ATGAATATCTGCGTCTTCTGCTCCGCCGCCGACCTCGACGACCGTTATGTCACCCCGTCCCGCCAGTTCGCCGAGCTGATCGGCAAGGGCGGGCATGCGCTGGTCTGGGGCGGTTCGGACACCGGCCTGATGAAGGTCATGGCCGACGGGGTGCAGGACGCCGGGGGCAAGCTGATCGGCGTCTCCGTGGAGTTCCTGGCGCACAAGGCCCGCGAGGGCGCCGATGAGATGGTCGTCACCAAGGACCTCGCCGAGCGCAAGGCACAGATGCTGGCGCGCGCCGACGCCGTCGTCGTGATGGTCGGCGGCACGGGCACGCTGGACGAGGCCACCGAGATCCTGGAGCTGCGCAAGCACGGGATGCACACCAAGCCGGTGGTGCTGCTGAACACCGCCGGTTTCTACGACGGGTTGAAGGAACAGTTCCAGCGGATGGAGGCGGAGGGGTTCCTGCCGATCCCGCTCACCGACCTCGTCTTCTTCGCGGCGGACGGCGTCGGCGCGCTGGCCTACCTGGAGGAGAAGGCGGGCATGGTCGCCTGA
- a CDS encoding SDR family oxidoreductase, protein MGTHLITGAGSGIGAAVARRLAARGEDLWLLARNAVRAKELAAQFPGARTLVGDLALPEKLSWAFGQQPLPDRIDSLVHSAGVIELGAVGDLPAKAWQRQLAANLVAPAELTRLLLPLVRVAQGHVVFVNSGAGLHANPQWGAYAASKHGLKALADSLRAEEHGNGVRVTSVYPGRTATPMQESTHQQEGKEYDASRWIDPESVATAILTAVDLPRDAEINDVSVRPGR, encoded by the coding sequence ATGGGTACGCACTTGATCACGGGCGCAGGGTCGGGCATCGGAGCGGCGGTCGCACGGCGGCTCGCAGCGCGCGGGGAGGACCTGTGGCTGCTGGCGCGCAACGCGGTGCGGGCCAAGGAGCTGGCCGCGCAGTTCCCCGGCGCCCGCACGCTCGTCGGTGACCTCGCCCTGCCCGAGAAGCTGTCCTGGGCGTTCGGACAGCAGCCGCTGCCGGACCGGATCGACTCCCTGGTGCACAGCGCGGGCGTCATCGAGCTGGGCGCGGTCGGCGATCTGCCGGCCAAGGCCTGGCAGCGGCAGCTCGCCGCCAACCTGGTCGCGCCCGCCGAGCTCACCCGGCTGCTGCTGCCGCTGGTACGGGTCGCCCAGGGGCATGTCGTCTTCGTCAACTCCGGCGCCGGACTCCATGCGAACCCCCAGTGGGGCGCGTACGCGGCGAGCAAGCACGGCCTGAAGGCGCTGGCGGACTCGCTGCGGGCGGAGGAGCACGGCAACGGCGTCCGGGTGACCTCGGTCTACCCGGGGCGGACGGCCACGCCGATGCAGGAGAGCACCCACCAGCAGGAGGGCAAGGAGTACGACGCGTCCCGCTGGATCGACCCGGAGTCGGTCGCCACGGCCATCCTCACGGCCGTCGATCTGCCGCGGGACGCGGAGATCAACGATGTGTCGGTGCGGCCCGGCCGGTAA
- a CDS encoding methionine synthase yields MPGGDAREAAKTVTGSLEGFPYLPELPARGPGADMIGRTLGMLVEVYGHVEPSGWRISDRPGRDTRRAHSWLGEDLDALEEFTQGYEGPLKVSAVGPWTLATALETRNGEAALGDPGACRDLAASLAEGLRGHLADVRRRVPGAQVVLQLDEPSLTAVLRGQVKTASGYRTHRAVDRAVVEGALRDLVAVAEGGPVVVHSCAPEVPFGLLRRAGVTGISFDFSLLTEREEEAVGEAVEGGTALFAGVVPGVDSRLSDPAGSVMGVRTLWRRLGLTPGTLSESVVITPACGLAGASPAYARSALAHCVRAARSLADNPE; encoded by the coding sequence ATGCCGGGCGGTGACGCGCGGGAAGCGGCGAAGACGGTCACCGGATCACTGGAGGGCTTCCCGTACCTGCCGGAGCTCCCGGCCCGGGGGCCCGGCGCCGACATGATCGGGCGGACCCTGGGGATGCTCGTCGAGGTCTACGGCCATGTGGAGCCCAGCGGCTGGCGGATCAGCGACCGGCCGGGCCGCGACACCCGGCGCGCCCACTCCTGGCTCGGGGAAGACCTCGACGCCCTGGAGGAGTTCACCCAGGGCTACGAGGGCCCGCTGAAGGTCTCCGCGGTCGGCCCGTGGACCCTGGCCACCGCCCTGGAAACGCGCAACGGAGAGGCGGCCCTCGGCGATCCCGGGGCCTGCCGGGACCTGGCGGCGTCCCTGGCGGAGGGGCTGCGCGGGCACCTTGCGGACGTACGGCGGCGGGTGCCGGGGGCCCAGGTCGTGCTCCAGCTCGACGAGCCCTCGCTGACGGCGGTGCTCCGGGGACAGGTGAAGACCGCGAGCGGCTACCGCACCCACCGTGCCGTGGACCGGGCGGTGGTCGAGGGCGCGCTTCGTGATCTTGTCGCGGTGGCGGAGGGCGGCCCCGTGGTCGTCCACTCGTGCGCCCCCGAGGTGCCGTTCGGGCTGCTGCGGCGGGCCGGTGTCACGGGCATCTCGTTCGATTTCTCCCTGCTCACCGAGCGTGAGGAAGAAGCGGTCGGCGAGGCCGTCGAGGGCGGTACGGCGCTGTTCGCGGGCGTGGTGCCGGGCGTGGACAGCCGATTGTCAGACCCTGCCGGTAGCGTCATGGGTGTCAGGACGCTGTGGCGCAGGCTGGGGCTGACGCCGGGGACTCTGAGCGAGTCCGTGGTGATCACTCCCGCGTGCGGGCTCGCGGGCGCTTCGCCTGCTTATGCCCGTTCGGCCCTCGCCCACTGCGTCCGGGCGGCGAGATCACTCGCAGACAACCCTGAGTGA
- the ligA gene encoding NAD-dependent DNA ligase LigA produces the protein MAGEQHAAQSDVPAAAREKHAQLAEQIEEHRFRYYVKDAPVVSDAEFDRLLRSLEALEDEHPELRTPDSPTQKVAGAYATEFTEVEHRERMLSLDNAFDSEELAGWAERIAGELGGDPRSAGYHFLCELKVDGLAVNLTYEHGRLTRAATRGDGRTGEDITPNVRTIGEIPHRLQGDRIPDLVEVRGEVYFPMEKFLELNERLVAEGKPPFANPRNAAAGSLRQKDPKVTAVRPLHMVVHGIGAREGLEIDRQSEAYDLLKGWGLPTATHNEVVDSLAAVREFIARYGDAETRRTAVEHEIDGVVVKLDEIRLQGRLGSTSRAPRWAIAWKYPPEEVNTKLVDIRVGVGRTGRVTPYAVVEPVTVAGSEVEFATLHNQDVVKAKGVFIGDTVVIRKAGDVIPEILGPVVDLRDGSEREFVMPAECPECGTALQPAKEGDIDLRCPNARACPAQIRERLFYLAGRKCLDIENFGYVAATALSQPLEPAEPPLKDEGDLFGLSIEQLLPIKSYVLDPDSGLPKRDPKTGQEKVVTFFANQKGEPKKNALAMLENIQAAKERPLARIITGLSIRHVGPVAAEALAREFRSIDRIRDADETELAAVDGVGATIAASLKQWFAVDWHQQIIESWRAAGVRMEEEQTGEEGPRPLEGVTVVVTGTLQSHTRDGAKEALQNLGAKVTGSVSKKTGFVVVGDNPGSKYDKAMQLKVPVLDDDGFAVLLEQGPDAARAVAVTPPEEE, from the coding sequence GTGGCTGGCGAACAGCACGCAGCTCAATCCGACGTGCCCGCGGCGGCGCGGGAGAAGCACGCGCAGCTCGCTGAGCAGATCGAGGAGCACCGCTTCCGGTATTACGTGAAGGACGCCCCGGTCGTCAGCGACGCGGAGTTCGACAGGCTGCTGCGTTCCCTGGAGGCGCTGGAGGACGAGCACCCCGAGCTGCGCACCCCCGATTCACCGACCCAGAAGGTCGCCGGGGCGTACGCCACGGAGTTCACCGAGGTCGAACACCGCGAACGGATGCTGTCGCTCGACAACGCCTTCGACAGCGAGGAGTTGGCGGGCTGGGCCGAGCGGATCGCCGGTGAGCTGGGCGGCGACCCCCGGAGCGCCGGATACCACTTCCTGTGCGAGCTGAAGGTCGACGGCCTCGCGGTCAACCTCACCTACGAACACGGCCGGCTGACCCGCGCCGCCACCCGCGGCGACGGCCGTACGGGCGAGGACATCACGCCCAACGTCCGGACCATCGGCGAGATCCCGCACCGTCTCCAGGGCGACCGGATCCCGGATCTGGTCGAGGTGCGCGGGGAGGTCTACTTCCCGATGGAGAAGTTCCTGGAGCTCAACGAGCGGCTGGTGGCCGAGGGCAAGCCGCCGTTCGCCAACCCCCGTAACGCCGCGGCCGGTTCGCTGCGCCAGAAGGACCCCAAGGTCACGGCCGTGCGCCCGCTGCACATGGTCGTCCACGGCATCGGCGCCCGCGAAGGCCTGGAGATCGACCGCCAGTCGGAGGCCTACGACCTGCTCAAGGGCTGGGGCCTGCCGACGGCCACGCACAACGAGGTCGTCGACTCCCTGGCGGCGGTACGCGAGTTCATCGCCCGCTACGGCGACGCCGAGACCCGCCGTACGGCCGTCGAGCACGAGATCGACGGTGTGGTGGTCAAGCTGGACGAGATCCGGCTGCAGGGGCGGCTGGGATCGACTTCGCGGGCGCCGCGCTGGGCGATCGCCTGGAAGTACCCGCCGGAGGAGGTCAACACCAAGCTCGTCGACATCCGTGTCGGCGTCGGCCGTACGGGGCGGGTCACCCCGTATGCCGTGGTCGAGCCGGTGACGGTGGCCGGCTCGGAGGTGGAGTTCGCCACCCTGCACAACCAGGACGTGGTCAAGGCCAAGGGCGTGTTCATCGGGGACACCGTCGTGATCCGCAAGGCCGGCGATGTCATTCCGGAGATCCTGGGCCCGGTCGTCGATCTGCGGGACGGCAGCGAGCGGGAGTTCGTGATGCCGGCCGAGTGCCCCGAGTGCGGGACGGCGCTGCAGCCCGCCAAGGAAGGCGATATCGACCTGCGGTGTCCCAACGCCCGTGCCTGCCCTGCCCAGATCCGCGAGCGGCTATTCTATCTGGCTGGCCGTAAATGCCTGGACATCGAGAACTTCGGCTATGTCGCGGCGACGGCGCTCAGCCAGCCGCTGGAGCCCGCCGAGCCCCCGCTGAAGGACGAGGGCGATCTTTTCGGCCTCTCCATCGAGCAGCTGCTGCCCATCAAGTCGTACGTCCTCGACCCCGACTCCGGTCTGCCCAAGCGCGATCCGAAGACCGGCCAGGAGAAGGTCGTCACCTTCTTCGCCAACCAGAAGGGCGAGCCGAAGAAGAACGCCCTGGCCATGCTGGAGAACATCCAGGCGGCCAAGGAGCGCCCGCTGGCCCGGATCATCACGGGCCTGTCGATCCGGCATGTGGGCCCGGTGGCGGCCGAGGCGCTGGCGCGGGAGTTCCGCTCGATCGACCGCATCCGGGACGCGGACGAGACGGAGCTGGCCGCCGTCGACGGTGTCGGAGCCACCATCGCCGCCTCGTTGAAGCAGTGGTTCGCCGTGGACTGGCACCAGCAGATCATCGAGAGCTGGCGGGCCGCCGGCGTCCGGATGGAGGAGGAGCAGACGGGTGAGGAGGGCCCGCGTCCCCTCGAAGGCGTCACCGTCGTCGTAACGGGCACACTTCAGTCACACACCAGAGATGGCGCGAAAGAGGCCCTACAGAACCTCGGAGCGAAGGTGACCGGTTCCGTTTCGAAGAAGACCGGATTCGTAGTGGTGGGCGACAACCCTGGTTCGAAGTACGACAAGGCCATGCAGTTGAAGGTCCCCGTGCTGGACGATGATGGCTTCGCGGTGCTGCTGGAGCAGGGTCCTGACGCAGCGCGAGCGGTAGCTGTCACTCCGCCTGAGGAGGAGTGA
- a CDS encoding bifunctional diguanylate cyclase/phosphodiesterase, protein MKPTDSAAPASRLRRLVVPALPATIVLVAGLALATGVLVTLGKGDALFPGASIGWSLAILTGVIVGHLVALGRDRWWGGTGSGAALSLAVLLLYGWVPATLVSLSVVVLVGAARRNRWRQAVVHGAVDILGIGAAALGLAAFGVVSSVRHPWAPPAWNLAVLPEVVVTAAGYLFVSRGLLWVSLAPRTGQLPAIPRTAVLRQALVGIALLGISPLIAVCALHAPLLLPLFAVPLIALDSTLWIARARAEEQLRDPLTGLPNRQWLLERTWTALDDAERVGSRSALVLIDLDRFRSVNDTLGHLAGDRLLLQIADRLRHALPRGAEAARLGGDEFAVLLPTTDSLTSSQRVARSLVAALGSPLDLDGLTLVLEASAGVAVFPDHALDAEGLLRRADVAMYQAKRDRSGVELYEAKRDGNTPDRLGLLGDLRRALDAGDVELHYQPKVGFDGHVAGLEALVRWVHPDRGRVPPDEFIAIAESSGLMPRLTEYVLETALAQVARWRAMGLEVPVAVNVSPRDVHSPGFAGAVAARLARHRVPPGALQLEITEHVLLEDPQRAADTLAGLTAHGVKMSLDDFGTGYSSLVHLRRLPVSELKIDRSFVARLAVDTEDAEIVRCTLDLAHSLGLLVVAEGVEDDETWERLRDLGCDAVQGWLVAAAMPPDETTAWLRARGERGWQRASEKAALAAEKAAERPSGQVLN, encoded by the coding sequence ATGAAACCGACCGACAGCGCCGCTCCGGCGTCGCGGCTCCGGCGGCTCGTCGTGCCCGCGCTGCCCGCGACCATCGTCCTCGTGGCGGGCCTCGCGCTCGCCACGGGCGTCCTCGTCACCCTCGGCAAAGGTGACGCGCTGTTCCCCGGCGCCTCCATAGGCTGGTCGCTGGCGATCCTCACCGGCGTCATCGTCGGCCATCTGGTCGCCCTCGGCCGGGACCGCTGGTGGGGCGGCACGGGCTCCGGCGCCGCCCTGTCCCTGGCCGTCCTGCTGCTCTACGGCTGGGTGCCCGCCACCCTCGTCAGCCTCTCCGTCGTCGTCCTGGTCGGCGCCGCCCGGCGTAATCGCTGGCGACAGGCCGTGGTGCACGGTGCCGTGGACATCCTCGGCATCGGCGCCGCGGCGCTCGGCCTCGCCGCGTTCGGCGTGGTCTCCAGCGTCCGCCACCCCTGGGCCCCGCCGGCCTGGAACCTCGCCGTCCTCCCCGAAGTCGTCGTCACCGCCGCCGGCTACCTCTTCGTCAGCCGCGGACTCCTGTGGGTCAGCCTCGCCCCGCGCACCGGCCAGCTGCCCGCCATCCCCCGAACGGCCGTACTGCGCCAGGCGCTCGTCGGCATCGCCCTGCTCGGCATCTCCCCGCTGATCGCCGTCTGCGCCCTCCACGCCCCTCTGCTGCTGCCGCTGTTCGCGGTCCCGCTCATCGCGCTGGACTCCACCCTCTGGATAGCCCGCGCCCGCGCCGAGGAGCAGTTGCGCGACCCGCTCACCGGCCTGCCCAACCGCCAGTGGCTGCTGGAGCGCACCTGGACCGCGCTGGACGACGCCGAGCGCGTCGGCTCCCGCTCGGCGCTGGTCCTCATCGACCTGGACCGCTTCCGCTCCGTCAACGACACCCTCGGCCACCTGGCGGGCGACCGCCTGCTGCTGCAGATCGCCGACCGCCTGCGGCACGCCCTGCCGCGCGGCGCCGAGGCGGCCCGGCTCGGCGGCGACGAGTTCGCCGTCCTGCTGCCCACCACCGACTCCCTCACCAGCTCCCAGCGGGTGGCCCGCTCACTCGTCGCCGCCCTCGGTTCCCCGCTGGACCTCGACGGCCTGACCCTCGTGCTCGAAGCCAGCGCGGGGGTCGCCGTCTTCCCCGACCACGCCCTCGACGCCGAAGGGCTGCTGCGCCGCGCCGACGTGGCCATGTACCAGGCCAAGCGCGACCGCAGCGGGGTCGAGCTCTACGAGGCCAAGCGGGACGGCAACACCCCCGACCGCCTCGGCCTGTTGGGCGATCTGCGCCGCGCCCTGGACGCCGGCGACGTCGAGCTGCACTACCAGCCCAAGGTCGGCTTCGACGGACACGTCGCCGGGCTGGAGGCACTGGTCCGCTGGGTGCATCCGGACCGCGGCCGGGTGCCACCCGACGAATTCATCGCCATCGCCGAGTCCTCCGGGCTGATGCCCCGGCTGACGGAGTACGTCCTCGAAACGGCGCTCGCCCAGGTGGCGCGCTGGCGCGCGATGGGCCTGGAGGTTCCGGTCGCCGTCAATGTCTCCCCGCGCGATGTGCACTCCCCGGGCTTCGCCGGAGCGGTCGCCGCCCGGCTCGCCCGGCATCGCGTCCCACCCGGCGCCCTCCAACTGGAGATCACCGAACACGTCCTGCTGGAGGACCCGCAGCGGGCCGCCGACACCCTCGCCGGGCTCACCGCGCACGGCGTGAAGATGTCGCTCGACGACTTCGGCACCGGCTACTCCTCCCTCGTCCATCTGCGGCGGCTCCCGGTGAGCGAGCTGAAGATCGACCGCTCCTTCGTGGCCCGGCTCGCCGTCGACACCGAGGACGCCGAGATCGTCCGCTGCACCCTCGATCTCGCCCACTCCCTCGGCCTCCTGGTCGTCGCCGAGGGCGTCGAGGACGACGAGACCTGGGAGCGGCTGCGCGACCTCGGCTGTGATGCCGTACAGGGCTGGCTGGTGGCCGCCGCGATGCCACCGGACGAGACCACGGCATGGCTGAGAGCCCGCGGCGAGCGCGGCTGGCAGCGTGCATCGGAGAAGGCCGCCCTGGCGGCGGAGAAGGCCGCCGAGCGCCCTTCGGGACAGGTCTTGAACTGA